The following are encoded together in the Streptomyces flavofungini genome:
- a CDS encoding type 1 glutamine amidotransferase, with translation MSDNSLRLVWVYPDLLSTYGDQGNALVVERRARQRGLQVERYDVRSDQPVPTSGDIYLIGGGEDRPQRLASERLRRDGGLQRAVGNGAIVFSVCAGYQILGNEFINDLGQREPGLGLLDVVSTRGEGERCVGDVLGDIDPQLGLPELTGFENHQGITHIGPGSRPFARVRLGKGNGTGDGTEGAYNGTVFGTYMHGPVLARNPLIADLLLKLALDVNALPPTDDRWYEALRSERISAAQQPA, from the coding sequence ATGAGCGACAACAGCCTGCGTCTGGTGTGGGTCTACCCGGACCTGCTGAGCACGTACGGCGACCAGGGCAACGCCCTCGTCGTCGAGCGCCGCGCCCGCCAGCGCGGCCTCCAGGTCGAGCGGTACGACGTCCGCAGCGACCAGCCGGTGCCCACCTCCGGCGACATCTACCTGATCGGCGGCGGTGAGGACCGCCCGCAGCGGCTGGCCTCCGAGCGGCTGCGCCGCGACGGCGGACTGCAGCGGGCCGTGGGCAACGGCGCCATCGTCTTCTCGGTGTGCGCGGGCTACCAGATCCTCGGCAACGAGTTCATCAACGACCTCGGCCAGCGCGAGCCCGGCCTCGGCCTGCTCGACGTGGTCTCCACCCGCGGCGAGGGCGAGCGCTGCGTCGGCGACGTGCTCGGCGACATCGACCCGCAGCTGGGCCTGCCCGAGCTGACCGGCTTCGAGAACCACCAGGGCATCACGCACATCGGCCCGGGCTCGCGCCCCTTCGCCCGCGTCCGCCTCGGCAAGGGCAACGGCACCGGGGACGGCACGGAGGGCGCGTACAACGGCACCGTCTTCGGCACGTACATGCACGGCCCCGTGCTCGCCCGCAACCCCCTCATCGCGGACCTGCTCCTGAAGCTGGCCCTGGACGTGAACGCGCTGCCGCCGACGGACGACCGCTGGTACGAGGCGCTGCGCTCGGAGCGGATCAGCGCGGCGCAGCAGCCGGCCTAG
- a CDS encoding Mur ligase family protein, translated as MAGHPGSADPLSPRAKLAVTAGKAAAAVSRAAGRGSGSVIGGKVALRLDPELLGRLATHLDVVLVSATNGKTTTTRLIAEALRASGPVVSNALGANMPAGITSALAGGSDARFGVIEVDEKYLAGVARDVDPKAIALLNLSRDQLDRAGETRMLAEKWREGLAGSKAVVIANADDPLVVWAASSSPNVVWVAAGQEWKDDAWSCPACGGVMQRPGDDWFCGECGFRRPAPSWALSGDYVLDPHGSAWPIHLQLPGRANKANAASSAAVAAVFGVPPQVALERMYQVQAVAGRYDVVQFQGRDLRLLLAKNPAGWLETFSLIDPAPAPVVLSVNARGADGTDTSWLWDVDYTRLAGRPIFVLGDRKLDLAVRLEVAGLDFRVCETLDEAVQLAPPGRIETIANYTAFQDLRRRVGN; from the coding sequence ATGGCAGGACACCCTGGCAGTGCAGACCCGCTGTCGCCGCGGGCCAAGCTGGCCGTGACGGCGGGCAAGGCGGCCGCGGCGGTGTCGCGCGCGGCGGGCCGCGGCAGCGGATCGGTGATCGGCGGCAAGGTGGCCCTCCGGCTGGACCCGGAGCTCCTCGGACGGCTCGCCACGCACCTGGACGTGGTGCTCGTCTCGGCCACCAACGGCAAGACCACCACGACGCGGCTGATCGCCGAGGCCCTGCGCGCCAGCGGCCCGGTCGTCTCCAACGCCCTCGGCGCCAACATGCCTGCCGGGATCACCTCCGCGCTCGCGGGCGGCTCCGACGCGCGGTTCGGCGTGATCGAGGTCGACGAGAAGTACCTGGCGGGCGTCGCCCGTGACGTCGACCCCAAGGCGATCGCGCTCCTGAACCTCTCCCGCGACCAGCTCGACCGCGCCGGTGAGACCCGCATGCTCGCCGAGAAGTGGCGCGAGGGCCTGGCCGGATCCAAGGCCGTCGTCATCGCCAACGCCGACGACCCGCTGGTCGTCTGGGCCGCCTCCTCCTCGCCGAACGTGGTGTGGGTGGCCGCGGGCCAGGAGTGGAAGGACGACGCCTGGTCCTGCCCGGCGTGCGGCGGCGTCATGCAGCGCCCCGGCGACGACTGGTTCTGCGGCGAGTGCGGCTTCCGCCGTCCCGCGCCGAGCTGGGCCCTCTCCGGTGACTACGTCCTCGACCCGCACGGCTCCGCCTGGCCCATCCACCTCCAGCTCCCCGGCCGGGCGAACAAGGCCAACGCCGCCTCGTCGGCCGCCGTCGCCGCCGTCTTCGGCGTGCCCCCGCAGGTCGCCCTGGAGCGGATGTACCAGGTGCAGGCCGTCGCGGGCCGCTACGACGTCGTCCAGTTCCAGGGCCGCGACCTGCGCCTGCTGCTCGCGAAGAACCCGGCGGGCTGGCTCGAAACGTTTTCGCTGATCGACCCGGCCCCCGCCCCGGTGGTCCTGTCGGTGAACGCCCGCGGCGCCGACGGCACGGACACCTCCTGGCTGTGGGACGTCGACTACACCCGCCTCGCCGGGCGCCCGATCTTCGTGCTCGGCGACCGCAAGCTGGACCTGGCCGTCCGGCTCGAGGTCGCGGGCCTGGACTTCCGCGTCTGCGAGACGCTCGACGAGGCCGTGCAGCTCGCGCCGCCCGGACGCATCGAGACGATCGCGAACTACACCGCGTTCCAGGACCTGCGCCGCCGCGTAGGCAACTGA
- the def gene encoding peptide deformylase: MRHGSIPGASGRVRPLTLLGDPVLHTPGAEVTDFGPRLAALVEDMFATMYAARGVGLAANQIGVGLRVFVYDCPDDEDVRHLGHLVNPRLVDVDGVSVRGPEGCLSLPGLEAATPRFDHAVLEGVTMRGDAVRVHGTGFFARCLQHEYDHLEGGVYTDHVTGWRRRRVLRQAARAPWANGAKAAVPTA; encoded by the coding sequence ATGCGACACGGCTCGATCCCGGGCGCCTCAGGGCGCGTACGACCCCTGACCCTGCTCGGTGACCCCGTGCTGCACACCCCCGGCGCGGAGGTGACCGACTTCGGTCCCCGACTGGCCGCGCTCGTCGAGGACATGTTCGCCACGATGTACGCGGCCAGGGGCGTCGGCCTGGCCGCGAATCAGATCGGCGTCGGCCTCAGGGTGTTCGTCTACGACTGCCCCGACGACGAGGACGTGCGCCACCTCGGGCACCTGGTGAACCCGCGCCTGGTCGATGTGGACGGGGTGAGCGTCCGGGGGCCGGAAGGGTGTCTGTCGCTGCCGGGCCTGGAGGCAGCGACCCCGCGCTTCGACCACGCCGTCCTGGAGGGCGTCACGATGCGCGGGGACGCGGTGCGGGTGCACGGCACCGGGTTCTTCGCGCGCTGCCTGCAGCACGAGTACGACCACCTGGAGGGCGGGGTGTACACCGATCACGTCACCGGGTGGCGCCGCCGCCGGGTGCTGCGCCAGGCGGCGAGGGCTCCCTGGGCGAACGGCGCCAAAGCCGCGGTCCCCACGGCCTGA
- a CDS encoding TetR family transcriptional regulator — translation METTQRTDQQRSAEQRRRELLEAADRVVLRDGPGASMNAIAAEAGITKPILYRHFGDKGGLYAALAKRHTDALLDSLRAALDAPAERRERVEATLDTYLAAIEARPQVYRFLMHPSEAGTTGDQGGFDVGLHSAPLLRRLGEELAEVIEERVDLGPESGRLARVWGHGIVGMMHAAGDWWLGERPCSRAELVGSLADLLWGRLAAAGNRMGGPGF, via the coding sequence ATGGAGACCACCCAGCGGACCGATCAGCAGCGGTCCGCCGAGCAACGGCGACGCGAGCTTCTGGAGGCGGCCGACCGCGTCGTGCTCCGTGACGGACCCGGCGCCTCGATGAACGCCATCGCCGCCGAGGCGGGCATCACCAAGCCCATCCTGTACCGGCACTTCGGCGACAAGGGCGGACTGTACGCGGCCCTCGCCAAGCGGCACACCGACGCCCTGCTCGACTCGCTGCGCGCGGCACTCGACGCCCCCGCCGAGCGCCGGGAGCGGGTGGAGGCGACGCTCGACACCTACCTCGCGGCGATCGAGGCCCGCCCGCAGGTCTATCGCTTCCTGATGCACCCCTCGGAGGCGGGCACGACCGGCGACCAGGGCGGCTTCGACGTCGGCCTGCACTCCGCCCCGCTCCTTCGCCGCCTCGGCGAGGAGCTGGCCGAGGTCATCGAGGAGCGGGTCGACCTCGGCCCGGAGAGCGGCCGCCTCGCCCGGGTCTGGGGCCACGGCATCGTCGGCATGATGCACGCGGCCGGCGACTGGTGGCTCGGCGAACGGCCCTGCTCGCGCGCCGAGTTGGTGGGCAGCCTGGCCGACCTGCTGTGGGGCCGGCTCGCGGCGGCGGGCAACCGCATGGGCGGGCCCGGCTTCTGA
- a CDS encoding acyl-CoA dehydrogenase family protein, producing the protein MAEFTMELSDEQKEVRDWLHGFAADVIRPAAAEWDEREETPWPVIQEAAKVGIYSLDFYAQQFFDPTGLGIPMAMEELFWGDAGIALSIVGTGLAAVGVLANGTEEQIGTWIPQMYGDVNDVKVAAFCSSEPDAGSDVASMRTRAVYDEAKDEWVLSGTKTWATNGGIAGVHVVVAVVDPELGSKGHASFIVPPNTPGLSQGQKFKKHGIRASHTAEVVLEDVRVPGSCLLGGKDKLDERLARARERAKSAGKDGERLKNAAMATFEASRPAVGAMAVGTARAAYEEALEYAKTRTQFGRPIIDNQGVAFQLADMRTQIDAARLLVWRASWMATTGKKFESAEGSMSKLFASETAKKVTAQAIQILGGNGFTREYPVERMHRDAAIYTIFEGTSEIQRLVIARTLSGLPIR; encoded by the coding sequence ATGGCCGAGTTCACCATGGAGCTGAGTGACGAGCAGAAGGAGGTCCGGGACTGGCTCCACGGGTTCGCCGCCGACGTGATCCGCCCCGCGGCCGCCGAGTGGGACGAGCGCGAGGAGACGCCCTGGCCGGTGATCCAGGAGGCGGCGAAGGTCGGCATCTACTCCCTGGACTTCTACGCCCAGCAGTTCTTCGACCCCACCGGCCTCGGCATACCCATGGCGATGGAGGAGCTCTTCTGGGGCGACGCGGGCATCGCCCTCTCCATCGTCGGCACCGGCCTCGCGGCCGTCGGCGTCCTCGCCAACGGCACCGAGGAGCAGATCGGCACCTGGATCCCGCAGATGTACGGCGACGTGAACGACGTGAAGGTCGCCGCCTTCTGCTCCTCCGAGCCGGACGCGGGCTCCGACGTCGCGTCCATGCGCACCCGCGCGGTGTACGACGAGGCCAAGGACGAGTGGGTCCTGAGCGGCACCAAGACCTGGGCGACCAACGGCGGCATCGCGGGCGTCCACGTGGTCGTCGCGGTGGTCGACCCCGAACTCGGCTCCAAGGGGCACGCGTCCTTCATCGTGCCGCCGAACACCCCGGGCCTCTCCCAGGGCCAGAAGTTCAAGAAGCACGGCATCCGCGCCTCGCACACCGCCGAGGTCGTCCTGGAGGACGTGCGCGTCCCCGGCTCCTGTCTGCTCGGCGGCAAGGACAAGCTGGACGAGCGCCTGGCACGCGCGCGTGAGCGCGCGAAGAGCGCGGGCAAGGACGGGGAGCGGCTGAAGAACGCCGCCATGGCGACGTTCGAGGCGTCCCGCCCGGCGGTCGGCGCGATGGCGGTGGGCACGGCCCGCGCCGCGTACGAGGAGGCGTTGGAGTACGCCAAGACGCGTACGCAGTTCGGCCGCCCGATCATCGACAACCAGGGCGTGGCCTTCCAGTTGGCCGACATGCGGACGCAGATCGACGCGGCCCGGCTCCTGGTGTGGCGGGCGTCCTGGATGGCCACCACGGGCAAGAAGTTCGAGTCGGCCGAGGGCTCGATGTCCAAGCTGTTCGCGAGCGAGACCGCGAAGAAGGTCACCGCCCAGGCGATCCAGATCCTCGGCGGCAACGGCTTCACCCGGGAGTACCCGGTGGAGCGCATGCACCGGGACGCCGCGATCTACACGATCTTCGAGGGCACGAGCGAGATCCAGCGTCTGGTCATCGCCCGCACGCTGTCGGGGCTGCCGATCCGCTGA
- a CDS encoding isoaspartyl peptidase/L-asparaginase family protein, protein MRRRPLTWLIPVLATAAAVTVTAVVVPQGDGREPDGRSVPAAHGERPAGKGKPDARDVVLAVHGGAGTALDRDKTSPEREKAYRDGLRSALRAGQKVLDKSGSSADAVQAAVVELEDDPLFNAGKGAVFTADAGHELDASIMRGSDLKAGAVAGVKSLRNPIAGARAVMDKSPHVLLAGEGADDFGARHGLRTVTQDYYWTQARWDALMAAKEAERGGGGVTGKNLKGARGSTDAEGPRGSAGAKGGGRAADSPAAVADAQSKGTVGAVAVDKRRDLAAATSTGGMTNKLPGRVGDSPLIGSGTYAKNSTVAASATGAGEVFIRGAATSTISHLVEFKGADVASAAYEVIVKRLPKLGGDGGVIALAPNGEFDAPHSSPGMLHGYLTKSGKIVTKIFPDETPPNT, encoded by the coding sequence ATGCGCAGACGCCCCCTGACCTGGTTGATTCCCGTCCTCGCCACGGCCGCCGCGGTCACCGTGACCGCGGTGGTCGTCCCCCAGGGAGACGGCCGGGAGCCCGACGGCCGATCCGTTCCCGCCGCGCACGGGGAGCGCCCCGCAGGGAAGGGCAAGCCCGACGCGCGGGACGTGGTCCTGGCCGTGCACGGCGGTGCCGGGACCGCGCTCGATCGGGACAAGACGAGCCCGGAGCGCGAGAAGGCCTACCGGGACGGGCTCCGCAGCGCCCTGCGGGCCGGGCAGAAGGTCCTCGACAAGAGCGGTTCGAGCGCGGACGCCGTGCAGGCAGCCGTGGTCGAGTTGGAGGACGACCCGCTGTTCAACGCGGGCAAGGGGGCCGTGTTCACCGCGGACGCCGGCCATGAGCTGGACGCGTCGATCATGCGCGGCTCGGACCTGAAGGCGGGCGCGGTGGCGGGCGTGAAGAGCCTGCGCAACCCCATCGCGGGCGCCCGCGCGGTCATGGACAAGTCCCCGCACGTGCTGCTCGCGGGCGAGGGCGCCGACGACTTCGGCGCCCGGCACGGCCTGAGGACCGTCACCCAGGACTACTACTGGACGCAGGCCCGCTGGGACGCCCTGATGGCGGCCAAGGAGGCGGAGCGAGGCGGCGGGGGCGTCACCGGCAAGAACCTGAAGGGCGCCCGGGGCTCTACGGACGCCGAGGGCCCCCGGGGCTCCGCAGGCGCCAAGGGCGGCGGTCGTGCCGCCGACTCGCCCGCCGCCGTCGCCGACGCGCAGTCCAAGGGCACGGTCGGCGCGGTCGCCGTCGACAAGCGGCGCGACCTGGCGGCGGCCACCTCGACCGGCGGCATGACCAACAAACTGCCCGGCCGCGTCGGTGACTCACCGCTGATCGGCTCGGGGACGTACGCGAAGAACAGCACGGTCGCCGCGAGCGCCACCGGTGCCGGTGAGGTGTTCATCCGGGGCGCCGCCACGTCGACGATCTCCCACCTCGTGGAGTTCAAGGGCGCCGACGTCGCGTCCGCCGCGTACGAAGTGATCGTCAAGCGGCTGCCGAAGCTCGGCGGCGACGGCGGTGTGATCGCACTCGCGCCGAACGGAGAGTTCGACGCGCCGCACAGCAGCCCGGGCATGCTGCACGGCTATCTCACGAAGAGCGGGAAGATCGTCACGAAGATCTTCCCGGATGAGACGCCGCCCAACACATGA
- a CDS encoding GNAT family N-acetyltransferase: MDHTAVLAAYDRQIRQNLDPDGPGVVVERVDGVVRRVGGPHDWNGVVWSDLDESTADAAIAAQVRHFTERGLEFEWKAYSHDLPADLPDRLLAAGFTPEAPETLMVAAVAELPLDAGPPEGVRLVPVTDAAGVRLMVDVHEQAFGTDGTALGKQLLDQLTTAPDTIAAVVALAGDVPVSSARLEFRPGTDFAGLWGGGTVAEWRGRGIYRALIAHRARIAADHGVRHLQVDASDQSRPILRRLGFTELGTTTPYVHKP; encoded by the coding sequence ATGGATCACACAGCGGTACTCGCGGCGTACGACCGGCAGATTCGGCAGAACCTGGACCCCGACGGCCCCGGCGTGGTGGTCGAGCGGGTGGACGGCGTCGTACGCCGGGTGGGCGGCCCCCACGACTGGAACGGGGTCGTGTGGTCGGACCTCGACGAGAGCACCGCGGACGCGGCCATCGCCGCGCAGGTGCGCCACTTCACGGAACGCGGCCTGGAGTTCGAGTGGAAGGCGTACTCCCACGACCTGCCCGCGGACCTGCCCGACCGGCTCCTCGCGGCCGGGTTCACGCCCGAGGCGCCCGAGACACTGATGGTCGCCGCCGTGGCCGAGCTGCCCCTGGACGCGGGGCCGCCCGAGGGCGTCCGGCTGGTCCCGGTGACGGACGCGGCCGGTGTGCGGCTGATGGTCGACGTGCACGAGCAGGCCTTCGGCACGGACGGCACCGCCCTCGGCAAGCAGTTGCTCGACCAGCTCACGACGGCCCCGGACACCATCGCCGCGGTCGTCGCCCTCGCCGGTGACGTCCCGGTGAGCTCGGCCCGCCTGGAGTTCCGGCCGGGTACGGACTTCGCGGGCCTGTGGGGCGGCGGCACCGTGGCCGAGTGGCGCGGCCGGGGCATCTACCGCGCCCTGATCGCCCACCGCGCCCGCATCGCCGCCGACCACGGCGTCCGCCACCTCCAGGTCGACGCGTCCGACCAGAGCCGCCCGATCCTGCGCCGCCTCGGCTTCACGGAACTGGGCACGACGACGCCGTACGTCCACAAGCCGTGA
- a CDS encoding trimeric intracellular cation channel family protein — translation MLHTLYLIGIAAFAASGVLAAHRARMDPFGGLVLAFVASLSGGTLRDLILDRHPLYWTRDWVLLTVIACTGVATMLFLRRRELPQRTLMVVDAVGLAVVTVMGAQAAVDAGVTPLAVVLLAVLTGVAGEVLRDVLCGQFPPLLLREEVYATAALAGALCYLGLHHAGASPTATTVTSAGLVLALRLAAITKSLHLPPLSRAGSSQSAGSARSPDVGAAAPARNPVAPPEPPC, via the coding sequence ATGCTGCACACGCTGTACCTGATCGGCATCGCCGCCTTCGCCGCCAGTGGTGTCCTCGCCGCGCACCGCGCGCGGATGGATCCGTTCGGGGGCCTCGTGCTGGCCTTCGTCGCGTCCCTCTCCGGCGGCACGCTGCGCGACCTCATCCTGGACCGGCACCCGCTGTACTGGACGCGCGACTGGGTCCTGCTCACGGTCATCGCCTGCACGGGCGTGGCCACGATGCTGTTCCTGCGCCGCCGGGAGCTGCCGCAGCGCACGCTCATGGTGGTGGACGCCGTCGGCCTGGCCGTGGTGACCGTCATGGGCGCGCAGGCCGCCGTCGACGCGGGCGTCACCCCGCTCGCCGTCGTCCTCCTCGCGGTCCTCACGGGGGTGGCCGGCGAGGTCCTGCGCGATGTGCTGTGCGGCCAGTTCCCGCCGCTGCTGCTGCGCGAGGAGGTGTACGCGACCGCCGCGCTCGCGGGCGCTCTGTGCTACCTCGGCCTGCATCACGCGGGCGCCTCCCCGACGGCGACCACGGTGACCTCGGCGGGACTCGTGCTCGCCCTGCGCCTCGCCGCGATCACGAAGTCCCTGCACCTGCCGCCGCTCTCCCGCGCCGGGAGTTCCCAGAGCGCCGGGAGTGCCCGGAGCCCGGACGTCGGCGCGGCGGCCCCGGCACGAAATCCCGTTGCCCCACCGGAACCGCCCTGCTGA
- a CDS encoding PhlD, translating into MPAHVLRPHTVLGDHRITTAEIAEDIRRHHPDHPRLGAFLRAIGNCGVRTRYFTRPLDSATISGSARIEERVNAAFEDTLAMAETAAKAALDAAGLTALDVDAIVTTHTTSWTVPNLDIHLIDRLSLRPTVRRVALTTVACPGGAQALIRAADLVASRPGSKVLVVAGEVLSGIYHNADDTIESMIYKALFGDAAAATIVTDEPLGPGLVIEDCFEYVLPDSVDRQAGHIDHAGIHFVSTKKALSAADDVLPQLKEWIGADRPDFAVIHPGSPRIIADTAAALGLDEYDARHSTDTLAHEGNMGGVSVLRVLERTHADPPADGARGYAVAFGPGFATASLRCRWRS; encoded by the coding sequence ATGCCAGCTCATGTGCTCAGACCGCACACCGTCCTGGGTGATCACCGGATCACCACCGCGGAAATAGCGGAGGACATCCGACGTCACCATCCGGACCACCCACGGCTGGGCGCCTTCCTCCGCGCGATCGGCAACTGCGGGGTCCGGACCCGTTACTTCACCCGGCCGCTGGACTCAGCCACCATCTCGGGCTCCGCCAGGATCGAGGAACGTGTCAACGCGGCCTTCGAGGACACCCTCGCCATGGCGGAGACAGCGGCCAAGGCGGCCTTGGACGCGGCCGGGCTCACGGCGCTCGACGTCGACGCCATCGTGACCACGCACACGACCAGCTGGACCGTCCCGAATCTGGACATCCACCTGATCGACCGTCTCTCCCTGCGCCCCACGGTGCGTCGCGTGGCCCTGACGACCGTGGCCTGTCCGGGTGGCGCCCAGGCGCTGATCCGCGCCGCCGACCTGGTGGCTTCGCGGCCCGGCAGCAAGGTCCTCGTGGTGGCCGGGGAAGTCCTGTCCGGCATCTACCACAACGCCGACGACACCATCGAGTCGATGATCTACAAGGCCCTGTTCGGCGACGCGGCGGCAGCGACGATCGTCACCGACGAGCCGCTCGGCCCCGGCCTCGTCATCGAGGACTGCTTCGAGTACGTCCTGCCGGACAGCGTCGACCGGCAGGCGGGCCACATCGACCACGCGGGCATCCACTTCGTGTCGACGAAGAAAGCGCTGTCCGCAGCCGACGACGTCCTGCCCCAGCTCAAGGAGTGGATCGGCGCGGACCGCCCCGATTTCGCGGTCATCCACCCGGGCAGCCCACGCATCATCGCCGACACGGCGGCGGCCCTCGGCCTCGACGAGTACGACGCGCGGCACTCCACGGACACTCTCGCCCACGAGGGCAACATGGGCGGCGTCAGCGTCCTGCGTGTCCTGGAGCGCACCCACGCCGACCCTCCCGCCGACGGCGCGCGCGGCTACGCCGTCGCCTTCGGCCCCGGCTTCGCCACGGCTTCCCTGCGCTGCCGCTGGCGGTCCTGA
- a CDS encoding MmyB family transcriptional regulator, with translation MNKSALRALLRERRALIAPESHGFVRSTGQGRRAPGLSQHQVDQLLHRTLGTYHRLESGNYPNPPTSLLRDVARLFGLNEQEWVSLCRFALLQDPPGPLHLTSGKEIPGIWQEAVDGVRHMAYVTDASWDMLAYNEAFTRMFPDGQVPTNVMRWMALDPVGRAHLLDWRTAWAPMVLPQLRAALASRPEDETLRQIEKEVLADPDASPHYGAGLPFPHPDGDERPLMHAELGPGWVTMCAAQPLTAPGARLMILVFQPGTQRSHPRTPMLRSH, from the coding sequence ATGAACAAGTCAGCGCTGCGCGCTCTGCTCCGCGAACGGCGCGCCCTCATTGCCCCGGAATCACACGGGTTCGTCCGTTCGACGGGCCAGGGCCGCCGGGCCCCCGGGCTGTCCCAGCATCAGGTGGACCAGCTCCTCCACCGCACTCTCGGCACCTATCACCGCTTGGAGTCGGGCAATTACCCGAACCCGCCGACGTCCCTGCTGCGCGACGTGGCCCGCCTGTTCGGGCTGAACGAGCAGGAATGGGTGTCTCTGTGCCGATTCGCCCTGCTGCAGGACCCTCCAGGACCTCTGCACCTGACGTCGGGCAAGGAGATTCCCGGCATCTGGCAGGAGGCGGTGGACGGCGTGCGGCACATGGCGTACGTCACGGACGCGTCCTGGGACATGCTCGCCTACAACGAGGCCTTCACCCGGATGTTCCCGGACGGCCAGGTCCCCACGAACGTCATGCGCTGGATGGCCCTCGACCCGGTGGGCCGCGCGCACCTCCTCGACTGGCGCACCGCGTGGGCCCCGATGGTGCTGCCGCAGCTGCGTGCCGCCCTCGCCTCCCGGCCCGAGGACGAAACGCTCCGCCAGATCGAGAAGGAGGTCCTGGCCGACCCTGATGCCTCCCCCCACTACGGCGCCGGCCTCCCCTTCCCCCACCCCGACGGCGACGAGCGCCCCCTCATGCACGCCGAGCTGGGCCCCGGCTGGGTCACGATGTGCGCGGCACAGCCCTTGACGGCTCCCGGCGCCCGGCTGATGATCCTGGTGTTCCAGCCAGGGACACAGCGCTCCCACCCGCGCACGCCGATGCTCCGCTCCCATTGA
- a CDS encoding Gfo/Idh/MocA family protein: MERLRVGLIGTGPWATQTHAPVLAGHPDTVLSGIWGRRPKAAAELASAHATTAYEDVDELFAVSDAVAFAVPPDVQAPLAERAAAAGCHLLLDKPVATSPAAARGLADAVERAGVASVVFFTLRFAPPMAQWLAGRAAEGPWFTARADWYSSFFAADGTGAFDSPWRASKGGLWDVGPHALAVLTAVLGEVTSVTAAPGPEDTVHLILRHASGASSTATLTLRAPRAAEGLALEFRGEHGTAVPPGWGESGWGDSTDAFRSAVDALARAASGGERHPCDVRFGLRVTEILADAERQADARRETRLPTQEPTRAS, translated from the coding sequence ATGGAGAGACTTCGAGTGGGCTTGATCGGCACGGGTCCCTGGGCGACGCAGACACACGCGCCGGTACTCGCCGGGCACCCCGACACCGTGCTGTCGGGAATATGGGGACGCCGCCCGAAAGCGGCGGCCGAGCTGGCGTCCGCGCACGCCACCACCGCGTACGAGGACGTGGACGAACTGTTCGCCGTGAGCGACGCGGTCGCCTTCGCGGTACCGCCGGACGTCCAGGCACCGCTGGCCGAGCGGGCCGCGGCGGCGGGCTGCCACCTGCTGCTCGACAAGCCGGTGGCCACCTCGCCCGCCGCGGCGCGGGGCCTCGCCGACGCCGTGGAGCGGGCCGGGGTGGCGTCCGTGGTCTTCTTCACGCTCCGCTTCGCCCCGCCCATGGCGCAGTGGCTGGCGGGCCGGGCCGCGGAGGGGCCGTGGTTCACGGCGCGCGCCGACTGGTACAGCTCGTTCTTCGCGGCGGACGGCACCGGCGCCTTCGACTCGCCGTGGCGGGCCAGCAAGGGCGGCCTGTGGGACGTCGGACCGCACGCGCTTGCTGTGCTCACGGCGGTGCTCGGCGAGGTCACGTCGGTGACGGCGGCGCCGGGCCCCGAGGACACCGTCCATCTGATCCTGCGGCACGCGAGCGGCGCGTCGAGCACGGCGACGCTCACACTGCGGGCGCCGCGGGCGGCCGAGGGCCTGGCTCTGGAGTTCCGCGGCGAGCACGGGACGGCCGTGCCGCCGGGGTGGGGCGAGAGCGGCTGGGGCGATTCGACCGATGCGTTTCGGTCAGCGGTGGACGCTCTGGCGCGCGCCGCGAGCGGCGGGGAGCGGCACCCGTGCGACGTACGTTTCGGACTGCGGGTGACGGAAATCCTCGCTGACGCGGAACGGCAAGCGGACGCACGAAGGGAGACGCGCCTTCCGACTCAGGAGCCGACCCGGGCCTCCTGA
- a CDS encoding TetR family transcriptional regulator — protein sequence MTSSTSHPAPCAPIPARRDAEATKAAIVRAARHLLARHAHTDITLKAVAERAGVSPPLVLKYFGSKDALFAGIMSFEADAEEVLAAPLERLGRHMVEHLLTSQAERGADPILRIVYAPLHREHGYDLRANFRTQVVRRLGDRLAGPDAGLRAELAVGMLLGLGVMYGIARGPHLRATAIADIADRYAPAVQACLTPE from the coding sequence ATGACCAGCTCGACCTCACACCCGGCGCCGTGCGCGCCGATCCCCGCGCGCCGCGACGCCGAGGCGACGAAGGCCGCGATCGTGCGCGCCGCCCGCCATCTGCTCGCCCGGCACGCGCACACCGACATCACGCTCAAGGCCGTGGCCGAACGTGCCGGGGTGAGCCCGCCGTTGGTCCTGAAGTACTTCGGCAGCAAGGACGCGCTGTTCGCCGGGATCATGTCCTTCGAGGCCGACGCGGAGGAGGTCCTCGCCGCGCCCTTGGAGCGCCTCGGCCGTCACATGGTCGAACACCTGCTGACCAGCCAGGCTGAGCGGGGCGCCGACCCCATCCTGCGCATCGTGTACGCGCCGCTGCACCGCGAGCACGGCTACGACCTGCGCGCCAACTTCCGCACCCAGGTGGTGCGCAGGCTCGGCGACCGGCTCGCGGGCCCCGACGCGGGGCTGCGCGCCGAGCTGGCCGTCGGGATGCTGCTGGGGCTCGGCGTGATGTACGGCATCGCGCGCGGCCCGCACCTGCGGGCGACGGCGATAGCCGACATCGCCGACCGCTACGCCCCCGCCGTGCAGGCCTGCTTGACCCCCGAGTGA